From Gouania willdenowi chromosome 18, fGouWil2.1, whole genome shotgun sequence, one genomic window encodes:
- the LOC114480679 gene encoding mitochondrial ubiquitin ligase activator of nfkb 1-A-like, translating into MEEFSVTASEVLCTVASLVLSGISYIIYRRSRADVEQLNKALHLPIDESLKDLIRVTPGESLQYAVIEGTVKSIGEPLRSQFYTNTLGVLQKFTLCDYWLQWNSTSRSWDKRDQVIHDKSSMVPFVLVGSDETTVRVQNPFHASGDYMETVYQKFHQNFSTFGETLGQYFSGVKPEGKLEIEKMLKVGTTLTGVGKLIMETDGTLSLRAPTNGAKYLLSFRDFSHVKEVALSSTFLWKFQFIICALLGVGWLSWIGFRYYRHLKALWRQEQEQRKFERLMAELLNTSELQDGQDNQPDNTCVICLNRSRNCALLDCGHVCCCYTCYQALPQPLCPICRQAIIRVLPLYHS; encoded by the exons ATGGAAGAGTTTTCTGTGACGGCTTCAGAAGTATTATGTACGGTAGCCAGTTTGGTCCTGTCAGGAATCAGCTATATCATTTACAGGAGAAGTCGAGCCGATGTTGAACAACTTAat AAAGCCCTACACCTCCCTATAGATGAGAGTCTCAAAGACCTTATTAGGGTTACTCCAGGAGAAAGTCTCCAATATGCTGTCATTGAAG GTACAGTGAAGTCAATCGGTGAACCTTTGAGGAGCCAATTCTACACGAACACATTAGGCGTGTTGCAGAAATTTACATTGTGTGACTACTGGCTCCAGTGGAACAGCACGTCACGCTCATG GGACAAGAGAGACCAGGTTATCCATGACAAATCCTCCATGGTACCCTTTGTGTTGGTGGGCTCAGATGAAACCACAGTCAGGGTCCAGAACCCTTTCCATGCCTCTGGAGATTACATGGAGACGGTTTACCAGAAGTTCCACCAGAACTTTTCTACTTTTGGTGAAACCTTAGGACAATACTTCAGTGGGGTGAAGCCTGAAGGGAAACTGGAGATCGAGAAAATGCTCAAG GTGGGCACCACACTCACAGGCGTTGGCAAGTTAATCATGGAAACAGATGGAACTCTGAGCCTCCGAGCTCCTACCAATGGAGCCAAGTACCTCCTCAGCTTCAGAGACTTTTCCCATGTGAAGGAAGTAGCTTTGTCTTCCACTTTTTTGTGGAAGTTTCAATTCATTATCTGTGCTCTATTAGGGGTGGGATGGCTTTCCTGGATTGGTTTTCGCTACTACCGCCATTTGAAAGCTCTCTGGAGGCAGGAACAGGAACAAAGGAAATTTGAAAGGCTGATGGCAGAGCTTCTAAACACCTCTGAACTTCAAGATGGACAGGACAACCAACCGGACAATACCTGCGTGATCTGCCTCAACCGGTCACGTAACTGTGCCCTGTTGGACTGTGGACATGTGTGCTGCTGCTACACATGCTATCAGGCCTTACCACAGCCACTCTGCCCTATCTGCAGACAGGCCATCATCAGAGTGCTTCCACTGTATCACAGCTGA
- the vgf gene encoding neurosecretory protein VGF translates to MMRCYNISYATTLLLLLVFSSFIHLSAPNPVGTLRPKDDPNGPTASENRENSDDKMPLIQREGAQEEEELFKDVDPKKLAAVLLEALNQSHVQTRWKNDNFENEEEEERKASTGDVHSKTPYSKVGSLGRSDRDRGGREELELLMAANGKAQEKAEEEEKAKAQEEEDKMTEKVTSRTTSQTVQIQRDPPSSSSDGGEGNGQASVPQESTRPGHGSHEEEEEQLNPEELKSLERMMKEFPPLNTAVKREGGSEPNQRESRGYTSYNEVLPAQKSGDLAMSKKMLKWREETQKAVYFPTFKEGNFMDDFEDSNDGSNAAQPQLPAEQKVMDEEEEEEEELSLEEEEARAKAEQEEMRRQAAEVQKAKMEEEKLADIASDMLLRYMVKQNNGNQKNSLSVSNAMEDKRSEEEQVTEEDDIDPQTIDKLIEISSKLHLPADDVVDIISDVEKKKRKDMPLDTSRWQRPQSLQSSSSSASQLSANHYNFPVAKQPFRGVNLLKSWLQEKTPGQAEDFWRKQDAPLAGSVWAKDQPLSIKSQKSFWSGYPNYLYTFPPHYQRKPYPYYPVFYPPPMKPRYYISKPALGDGSFLWNTLPPKRHYQSWIQPRLRKPPTYSIPYPLTFQSVPISKPLTLPRRPVFLSKPKDAYDPASVPPLTETRERSNLERLVQQILMRRPQVLD, encoded by the coding sequence ATGATGAGGTGCTACAATATCTCATATGCCACTACACTCCTGCTCCTCCTTGTGTTTTCATCCTTTATACATTTATCTGCTCCCAACCCTGTTGGAACACTCAGACCTAAAGATGATCCCAATGGACCAACAGCATCTGAAAACAGAGAAAACTCGGATGACAAAATGCCACTGATACAAAGAGAGGGCgcacaggaagaggaagagctTTTTAAAGATGTCGATCCAAAGAAATTAGCAGCAGTTTTATTGGAGGCATTGAATCAATCCCACGTCCAAACCAGATGGAAGAATGATAATTTCgaaaacgaagaagaagaagaaagaaaagctaGTACAGGTGATGTGCACAGTAAGACCCCATATAGTAAAGTGGGCTCATTGGGGCGCTCCGATCGCGATCGAGGTGGAAGGGAAGAGCTAGAGCTATTGATGGCTGCAAATGGGAAAGCGCAGGAAAaagcagaggaagaggagaaagcCAAAGCTCAGGAAGAAGAGGACAAGATGACTGAGAAGGTTACGAGTCGCACCACAAGTCAGACTGTCCAGATTCAAAGAGATCCACCATCCAGCAGTTCAGATGGAGGAGAAGGAAATGGGCAAGCTTCTGTCCCTCAGGAATCAACCAGACCAGGTCATGGAAGTcatgaagaagaggaagagcagCTCAATCCCGAGGAACTCAAGAGTCTTGAGAGAATGATGAAAGAGTTTCCCCCTCTGAACACTGCTGTCAAGCGAGAGGGAGGCTCAGAGCCCAATCAGAGAGAAAGCAGAGGTTACACAAGCTACAACGAAGTGTTACCAGCCCAGAAAAGCGGCGACCTCGCCATGTCCAAGAAGATGCTGAAATGGCGGGAGGAAACACAGAAAGCTGTTTACTTTCCAACATTCAAAGAAGGAAATTTCATGGATGACTTTGAGGACAGCAATGATGGCAGCAATGCAGCACAGCCCCAGCTTCCAGCAGAGCAGAAGGTCatggatgaggaagaggaggaagaggaggagctaagTCTAGAAGAGGAAGAGGCTCGGGCTAAAGCAGAGCAGGAGGAAATGAGGAGGCAGGCAGCAGAGGTGCAGAAAGCcaagatggaggaggagaagtTGGCAGATATTGCCTCTGATATGCTACTGCGCTACATGGTCAAACAGAACAACGGTAATCAGAAGAACAGCTTGTCTGTGTCCAATGCCATGGAGGACAAAAGGTCTGAGGAGGAGCAGGTGACGGAGGAAGATGACATCGATCCCCAGACCATTGACAAGCTAATTGAGATCTCCAGCAAGCTCCACCTCCCTGCTGACGATGTGGTGGACATAATCAGTGAcgtggagaagaagaaaagaaaagacatgCCACTTGACACATCACGTTGGCAACGACCTCAGTCACTTCAGTCCTCTTCTTCCTCAGCATCAcagctttcagccaatcattaCAACTTCCCTGTTGCCAAGCAACCATTTCGAGGCGTCAATCTCCTGAAATCTTGGCTCCAGGAGAAAACACCAGGTCAAGCAGAAGACTTTTGGAGAAAACAGGATGCACCTTTGGCGGGGAGTGTGTGGGCCAAAGATCAACCTCTGTCCATCAAATCTCAAAAGTCTTTTTGGTCGGGTTACCCAAACTACCTGTACACCTTCCCCCCCCACTACCAGAGGAAGCCCTACCCCTACTACCCAGTCTTCTATCCCCCTCCAATGAAACCCAGGTATTACATTTCCAAGCCTGCTCTCGGAGACGGCTCCTTCCTGTGGAACACTTTACCTCCAAAAAGACACTACCAAAGCTGGATCCAACCACGATTGAGAAAACCTCCCACCTATTCCATCCCATACCCTCTAACGTTCCAGTCAGTACCCATCAGCAAGCCTTTGACCCTCCCTCGCAGGCCTGTGTTTCTCTCTAAACCAAAGGATGCGTATGATCCTGCCTCAGTTCCTCCACTGACAGAAACCAGAGAGAGAAGCAACCTGGAAAGATTAGTGCAGCAGATCCTTATGAGGAGACCACAGGTGCTGGACTGA